Sequence from the Nitrospirota bacterium genome:
CGCTCGTGACATCCGGCCCGGGCGCCACGAACGTGGTCACGGCCCTTGCCACGGCGTACATGGACTCCATCCCGATCGTGGTGTTCACAGGTCAGGTGCCGACCGCGCTCATCGGCAACGACGCATTCCAGGAGGCCGACATCGTCGGCATCACGCGCCCCTGCACCAAGTACAACTTCCTGGTCAAGGACGTGAATGACCTCACGCGGACCGTCAAGGAGGCTTTCTATATCGCCTCGACGGGAAGGCCCGGTCCCGTGCTGATCGACCTTCCCCGCGATGTGGTCACGGCCAAGGCAGAGTTCCACTATCCCGATAAGGTCGAGATCAGGAGCTACAACCCGACGGTCAGCGGCAACAAGTGGCAGATCAAGCAGGCGGCCGAGGCGATCGCGAAGGCGAAGAAGCCCGTGGCCTATATCGGCGGCGGCGTGATCCTCTCGAATGCCGCGGACGAGGTCCGCGAATTCGCCGAGATCACCAGGATCCCGGTAACCCACACGCTGATGGGCATCGGCGGCTTCCCCGGCACCCATCCGCTGTCGCTCGGCATGCTCGGCATGCATGGGACCTATTACGCCAACATGTCGATCCACAACTCGGACCTCATTGTCGCCATCGGCGCGCGGTTCGATGACCGGGTGACCGGCAAGGTGGAGGGGTTCGCGCCTGAGGCCAAGATCATCCATATCGATGTCGATCCCACGTCCATCAGGAAGAACGTGCGCGTCGACATCCCGATCGTCGGCGATGTACGGCACGTCATGATAGACCTCAACAAGGAACTGCATAAGAGCAAGGAGCCCTGGGAGGCGATCCGGAAGAGCTGGCTCAAGCAGATCGATGCCTGGCGCGAAGAGCGGCCCCTCACGTACGAATATGCCGACGATGTGATCAAACCGCAGTTCGTGGTCGAGCAGCTCTACAAGATCACCGGCGGCGATGCCATTATTGTGACCGACGTGGGCCAGCACCAGATGTGGGCGGCCCAGTACTACAAGTTCGACAAACCCCGCAACTGGTGCACCTCCGGGGGGCTCGGGACCATGGGATACGGGTTCCCGGCGGCCATCGGCGCCAAGGTCGCCCACCCGGACAAGAACGTGTTCAGCATCTCCGGGGACGGCAGCATCCAAATGAACATCCAGGAGCTCGCGACGACGATCGAGAACAACATCCCCGTCAAGGTCGTGATCTTGAACAACCGGTTCCTCGGCATGGTGCGGCAGTGGCAGGAGCTGTTCTACCAGGAGCGGTATTCGTCCGTCGACCTCGGCAGCACGCCCGACTTTGTCAAGCTGGCCGAGGCCTATGGAGCGATCGGACTGCGCGCGACCCTGCCCTCGGAAGTGGAAGCGGTGCTGAAAGAGGGGCTGAAGGCGAAGAGGACGGTCTTCATGGACTTCGTGACCGCGCGGTACGAGAAGGTCTTCCCCATGGTGCCGGCCGGCGCTTCCATCCACGAGATGATCTTCGGGGAAGAAAAGAAGAAGGAAGAGAAGAAGCTGAGAGCGGTGAAATAATGTATCTGCTGACAGGCTTGCAAGCTGGCAAGCTACCGAAACGACAGGGGATCATATGAAACATATCATCTCGGTTCTGGTAG
This genomic interval carries:
- the ilvB gene encoding biosynthetic-type acetolactate synthase large subunit, whose amino-acid sequence is MSNKEITGAEILLESLKKEKVDTLFCYPGGVVLKIFDVLYEQKDIRMILPRHEQGGVHMADGYARSTGKVGVALVTSGPGATNVVTALATAYMDSIPIVVFTGQVPTALIGNDAFQEADIVGITRPCTKYNFLVKDVNDLTRTVKEAFYIASTGRPGPVLIDLPRDVVTAKAEFHYPDKVEIRSYNPTVSGNKWQIKQAAEAIAKAKKPVAYIGGGVILSNAADEVREFAEITRIPVTHTLMGIGGFPGTHPLSLGMLGMHGTYYANMSIHNSDLIVAIGARFDDRVTGKVEGFAPEAKIIHIDVDPTSIRKNVRVDIPIVGDVRHVMIDLNKELHKSKEPWEAIRKSWLKQIDAWREERPLTYEYADDVIKPQFVVEQLYKITGGDAIIVTDVGQHQMWAAQYYKFDKPRNWCTSGGLGTMGYGFPAAIGAKVAHPDKNVFSISGDGSIQMNIQELATTIENNIPVKVVILNNRFLGMVRQWQELFYQERYSSVDLGSTPDFVKLAEAYGAIGLRATLPSEVEAVLKEGLKAKRTVFMDFVTARYEKVFPMVPAGASIHEMIFGEEKKKEEKKLRAVK